The Streptococcus oralis genome segment TGTCAGTCGCGTCCAGTGTTGGCCGTCATGAGGCAGATACCATTCAAAGTATTGCATAAGTGTGCGATTTTGCATTGTTTTTCCTCTTGCTTATCAATGTTGTGTTTTATTCTACCATAAAGTTTAGAACTAGGCAAACGTTTGCGCAAGATTCTATACTCATTTATGATTTTGTCTATTTTTAGCGCGTGGAAACTCTCCTTCCATCACAAGGGAAAGGATGTTTTGGTGAAAAAGTAAATGGCATATACTTATTTTAACAAAAATGACACTCAGTAAACTAAAGTACAACTGGTTAAACGGTTTCTTTTTTGAGAATTGTCACAAAATTTGCTATAATAGTAGCTATGAATAGAATTAGAGTCAGCAGACGTGTTGAAAAAAAGCTAGCTAAGGGTCTAGTTCTTTTGGAAGCGAGTGATTTAACAGATATTGAACTGATAGATCAGGCAGTAGAAGTTCTTAGTCAAGACGGGAAGTTTTTAGGGAGTGCCTATCTTTCTCAGCAGAACAAGGGAATCGGCTGGTTCATCAGCAAGGAAAAGGTTCGTTTCAATCAAGCCTTTTTTGAATCTCTGTTTCGTAAGGCCAAGGAAGCTAGAAAGCCTTATTATCAAGATGACTTGACCACTGCCTTTCGCCTTTTTAATCAAGAGGGGGATGGTTTTGGTGGTCTGACTATTGATCTCTATGGAGATTATGCTGTTTTTTCTTGGTACAACTCCTTTGTTTACCAGATTCGTGAGCTGATCGTAAAGGCTTTTAAGGAAGTTTTTCCTGAGGTCTTGGGGGCTTATGAGAAGATTCGTTTTAAAGGTCTAGACTACGAGTCTGCCTATGTTTATGGTGAGGAAGCGCCAGATTACTTTACTGTTCTTGAGAATGGGGTACTCTATCAAGTCTTTATGAATGATGGCTTGATGACAGGGATTTTCCTAGACCAGCATGAGGTTCGTGGGAGTCTGGTTGACGGTCTAGCTATGGGCAAATCTTTGCTCAATATGTTTTCCTATACGGCTGCTTTTTCTGTTGCTGCAGCTATGGGAGGCGCTAGTGAGACGACTTCTGTCGACTTGGCCAAACGGTCTAGAGAACTATCAGAAGCTCATTTTCAGGCAAATGGACTCAGCACGGACAATCACCGTTTTATCGTCATGGATGTCTTTGAGTACTTCAAGTATGCTAAGCGAAAAAGTTTGACTTATGATGTGATTGTTCTGGATCCGCCTAGCTTTGCTCGTAATAAAAAACAAACATTTTCTGTGGCGAAGGACTATCACAAGTTGATTTCCCAGAGCCTAGAGATTTTAAATCCGGGAGGGATTATCATTGCCAGTACTAATGCTGCCAATGTTTCCCGCCAGAAATTTACAGAACAAATTGATAAAGGTTTTGCAGGAAGAAGGTATCAGATTTTAAACCAATATGGTCTTCCAGCAGACTTTGCCTATAATAAAAAAGATGAAAGCAGTAATTACCTCAAGGTGATTAGTATGAAGGTTAGTAGATGAAATTAGTCGTTTCAGTAATGCCAAGAAGTTTAGAGGAAGCGCAAGAACTGGATGCCACTAGGTATGAAGATGCCGATATCATTGAGTGGCGTGCGGACTTTCTTACAAAGGACGCTATTTTACAGGCGGCACCTGCTATTTTTGAAAAATTTGCAGGACGCGAACTGGTCTTTACCCTTCGAACTCGCGCTGAGGGAGGAGAAATCGAACTTTCTTCTGAAGAGTATGTTCAAATCATCAAAGAAGTCACCCAACTCTATCAGCCGGATTATGTGGATTTTGAGTATTTCAGCCACAAGGATGTTTTTGAGGAGATGTTGGATTTTCCAAATCTGGTCTTGAGTTATCACAATTTCCAAGAAACACCTGAAAACATGATGGAAATCTTGTCTGAATTGACCAGCTTGACTCCAAAAGTAGTGAAGGTATCAGTAATGGCAAATACAGCTCAGGATGTTTTGGATCTGATGAATTATACGCGAGGTTTCAAGACACTCAATCCTGAGCAAGAGTACGTGACTATTTCCATGGGGAAAATTGGTAAGGTTTCGCGTATCACTTCAGATGTGACAGGTTCTAGCTGGTCTTTTGCTAGCATGGATGCGGCCAGTGCACCAGGCCAGATTTCTCTATCAAGTATGAAAAAAATCAGGGAGATTCTGGATGAAGCTTGATGGCTATACACGCATGGCGGCTGTCGTTGCAAATCCAATAAAACACTCTATGTCACCATTCATTCACAATAGTGCCTTTAAAGCGACTGCTACTAATGGTGTCTATCTAGCTTGGGAAATTGAAGCAGGTGACTTGGCAGAAACAGTCGCTAATATTCGCCGTTACCAGATGTTTGGGATCAATCTCTCCATGCCTTACAAGGAGCAAGTGATTCCTTATCTGGATGAGTTGAGTGATGAGGCTCGTTTGATTGGGGCGGTCAACACAGTTGTTAATCAAGACGGAACGTTAATTGGATATAATACAGATGGCAAGGGATTCTTTAAGAGCTTGCCTTCTTTTACAATCTCGGATAAGAAAATGACCATTCTGGGAGCAGGTGGTGCGGCCAAGTCCATTTTGGCTCAAGCTATTTTGGATGGCGTCAGTCAGATTTCAGTCTTTGTTCGCTCAAGTTCTATCGAAAAAACAAGACCTTATCTGGACAAGTTACAGGAGCAAACAGGCTTTAAAGTGGACTTGTATGCTTTAGAAAATGTTTCTGAACTGCAATCAAGGATTGCTGAGTCGGACCTGCTCGTCAATGCGTCTAGTGTGGGAATGGACGGTCAGTCGTCCCCAGTTCCAGAAAGCATCAATTTACCAGAAACTCTCTTGGTCGCAGATATCATTTACCAACCCTTTGAAACGCCATTTTTGAAATGGGCTAAAAGTCAGGGCAATCCAGCCGTTAATGGTCTGGGAATGTTGCTCTATCAAGCTGCAGAAGCTTTTCAACTGTGGACAGGTAAGGAAATGCCGACAGATGAGATTTGGCAGTCCTTAACAGAAAAATATAAATAGTGAAAAGGAGACCCTACTATGAAAATCAGAATCGATATTCCGCATCATTCTTATGATATTCAGATTGAAAAAGGTTGTCTGGCTCAGGCTGGTCAATGGTTGCGAGAACTCTGGCAACCTCAAAAGGTAGTCATTGTGACAGATAACCATGTAGCTTCTCTCTATGCAGAGAAGGTTAAACTCAGCCTAGAAGATGCTGGTTTTCAGGTAGCTGTTTTTGACTTCTTAGAAGGCGAAGAACGAAAAAATTTAACCACTGTTCAGAAAGTCTATGAGTTTCTAGTTAAGCAGGGTTTGACTCGTAGCGATGGAATCGTGGCTCTTGGTGGTGGTGTCGTTGGGGACTTGGCTGGTTTTGTGGCCTCTACCTATATGCGGGGCATTCACTTTGTTCAGATTCCGACTAGTTTGACAGCCCAGGTTGATTCTTCTATCGGTGGAAAGACAGGTGTTAATACTCCATTTGCTAAGAATATGGTGGGGACTTTTGCCCAACCAGATGGGGTTCTGATTGACCCGCTTGTCCTTGAAACACTCGGGAAAAGAGAGTTGATTGAGGGAATGGGTGAGGTTATCAAGTACGGCTTGATTGAGGATCCAGAACTGTGGGCTCTCTTAACGGAACTAGATGGTTCTGTAGAGAGCATACTTGAACATGCAGAGACTTTGATTGAACATTCTTGTCAGGTGAAGCGCAAGATGGTGGTTGAGGATGAGTTGGACAATGGTGTTCGCCTCTACCTCAATTTTGGGCACACTATTGGTCATGCTATCGAAGCAACGGCCGGTTATGGCAAGGTCATGCATGGTGAGGCTGTGGCCATGGGTATGGTACAGATTTCCAAGGTTGCTGAGGAAAAAGGTCTTATGCCAGAAGGAATAACCCAGTCCATTAGAGAGATGTGCCAGAAATTTGGTTTGCCAGTTGACTATGAAAACTGGGATGTTGACAAGCTTTATCAGGCTTTGACTCATGACAAGAAGGCGCGTGGCAACACCTTGAAATTGGTCTTGGTACCAGAGCTTGGTTCAGCGACCATTCACCCAGTTTCTCTGGAAGAGATGAAAGACTACTTGGTAAAATAAGGAGAACGTATGAGATATTTAACTTCAGGAGAATCACACGGTCCGCGTCTGACGGCAATTATCGAGGGAATTCCAGCTGGACTTCCTTTGACAGCTGAGGATATTAATGGGGACCTTAAACGCCGTCAGGGTGGCTACGGTCGTGGTGGTCGTATGAAGATTGAGAGTGACCAGGTTGTCTTTACTTCGGGCGTTCGGCACGGGAAGACGACAGGGGCTCCCATTACCATGGATGTCATCAACAAAGACCACAAAAAATGGCTAGATATCATGTCTGCAGAAGACATCGAAGACCGCCTCAAAAGCAAGCGGAAAATCACCCATCCTCGTCCAGGTCACGCCGACTTGGTAGGGGGCATCAAGTACCGTTTTGATGACTTACGAAATTCCTTGGAGCGGTCATCTGCCCGTGAAACCACCATGCGAGTTGCAGTTGGAGCGGTAGCCAAACGTCTCTTAGCTGAGCTGGATATGGAGATTGCCAACCACGTTGTGGTCTTTGGTGGTAAGGAAATCGATGTACCTGAAAATCTGACAGTAGCTGAGATTAAGGAACGAGCTACCCAGTCTGAAGTTTCTATTGTCAACCAAGAGCGAGAACAAGAAATCAAGGACTATATTGACCAAATCAAACGTGACGGTGATACCATCGGTGGGGTTGTGGAGACAGTCGTCGGAGGTGTTCCAGTTGGCCTTGGTTCTTATGTCCAATGGGACAGAAAATTGGATGCGAGATTGGCTCAGGCAGTTGTCTCTCTCAATGCCTTTAAAGGGGTGGAATTTGGTCTCGGCTTTGAAGCTGGTTACCTCAAAGGCAGCCAGGTCATGGATGAAATTCTCTGGTCTAAAGAAGAAGGCTATACTCGTCGTACCAATAATCTAGGTGGTTTCGAAGGTGGTATGACCAATGGACAACCCATCGTTGTCCGTGGTGTCATGAAACCCATTCCCACTCTTTATAAACCACTTATGAGTGTGGATATCGAAACCCACGAACCTTACAAGGCAACTGTGGAGAGAAGTGATCCGACCGCACTTCCAGCAGCAGGTGTGGTCATGGAAGCTGTTGTGGCAACGGTTCTGGCACAAGAAATCCTTGAAAAATTCTCATCAGATAATCTTGAGGAATTAAAAGAAGCGGTAGCTAAACACAGAGACTATACAAAGAACTATTAAGGAGTCCTTATGGCAAAAACCATCTATATCGCAGGTCTTGGTTTGATTGGTGCTTCGATGGCCCTAGGTATCAAGCGTGATCATCCAAATTGTGAAATTTTGGGTTATAATCGCAGTCAGGCTTCGAGAGACATTGCCTTAGAGAGGGGGATGATTGACCGTGCGACGGATGATTTTGCCAGTTTCGCTCCTCTGGCAGATATCATTATTCTGACCTTGCCAATCAAGCAGACCATTGCTTTTATTAAGGAGCTGGCAGATTTAGACTTGAAAGAAGGCGTCATTATCTCGGATGC includes the following:
- the aroC gene encoding chorismate synthase, whose product is MRYLTSGESHGPRLTAIIEGIPAGLPLTAEDINGDLKRRQGGYGRGGRMKIESDQVVFTSGVRHGKTTGAPITMDVINKDHKKWLDIMSAEDIEDRLKSKRKITHPRPGHADLVGGIKYRFDDLRNSLERSSARETTMRVAVGAVAKRLLAELDMEIANHVVVFGGKEIDVPENLTVAEIKERATQSEVSIVNQEREQEIKDYIDQIKRDGDTIGGVVETVVGGVPVGLGSYVQWDRKLDARLAQAVVSLNAFKGVEFGLGFEAGYLKGSQVMDEILWSKEEGYTRRTNNLGGFEGGMTNGQPIVVRGVMKPIPTLYKPLMSVDIETHEPYKATVERSDPTALPAAGVVMEAVVATVLAQEILEKFSSDNLEELKEAVAKHRDYTKNY
- the aroB gene encoding 3-dehydroquinate synthase, whose amino-acid sequence is MKIRIDIPHHSYDIQIEKGCLAQAGQWLRELWQPQKVVIVTDNHVASLYAEKVKLSLEDAGFQVAVFDFLEGEERKNLTTVQKVYEFLVKQGLTRSDGIVALGGGVVGDLAGFVASTYMRGIHFVQIPTSLTAQVDSSIGGKTGVNTPFAKNMVGTFAQPDGVLIDPLVLETLGKRELIEGMGEVIKYGLIEDPELWALLTELDGSVESILEHAETLIEHSCQVKRKMVVEDELDNGVRLYLNFGHTIGHAIEATAGYGKVMHGEAVAMGMVQISKVAEEKGLMPEGITQSIREMCQKFGLPVDYENWDVDKLYQALTHDKKARGNTLKLVLVPELGSATIHPVSLEEMKDYLVK
- a CDS encoding shikimate dehydrogenase, whose translation is MKLDGYTRMAAVVANPIKHSMSPFIHNSAFKATATNGVYLAWEIEAGDLAETVANIRRYQMFGINLSMPYKEQVIPYLDELSDEARLIGAVNTVVNQDGTLIGYNTDGKGFFKSLPSFTISDKKMTILGAGGAAKSILAQAILDGVSQISVFVRSSSIEKTRPYLDKLQEQTGFKVDLYALENVSELQSRIAESDLLVNASSVGMDGQSSPVPESINLPETLLVADIIYQPFETPFLKWAKSQGNPAVNGLGMLLYQAAEAFQLWTGKEMPTDEIWQSLTEKYK
- a CDS encoding class I SAM-dependent rRNA methyltransferase, with the translated sequence MNRIRVSRRVEKKLAKGLVLLEASDLTDIELIDQAVEVLSQDGKFLGSAYLSQQNKGIGWFISKEKVRFNQAFFESLFRKAKEARKPYYQDDLTTAFRLFNQEGDGFGGLTIDLYGDYAVFSWYNSFVYQIRELIVKAFKEVFPEVLGAYEKIRFKGLDYESAYVYGEEAPDYFTVLENGVLYQVFMNDGLMTGIFLDQHEVRGSLVDGLAMGKSLLNMFSYTAAFSVAAAMGGASETTSVDLAKRSRELSEAHFQANGLSTDNHRFIVMDVFEYFKYAKRKSLTYDVIVLDPPSFARNKKQTFSVAKDYHKLISQSLEILNPGGIIIASTNAANVSRQKFTEQIDKGFAGRRYQILNQYGLPADFAYNKKDESSNYLKVISMKVSR
- the aroD gene encoding type I 3-dehydroquinate dehydratase, whose product is MKLVVSVMPRSLEEAQELDATRYEDADIIEWRADFLTKDAILQAAPAIFEKFAGRELVFTLRTRAEGGEIELSSEEYVQIIKEVTQLYQPDYVDFEYFSHKDVFEEMLDFPNLVLSYHNFQETPENMMEILSELTSLTPKVVKVSVMANTAQDVLDLMNYTRGFKTLNPEQEYVTISMGKIGKVSRITSDVTGSSWSFASMDAASAPGQISLSSMKKIREILDEA